CCGGGCGGGCTGGCTCCCCGAGATCCGAGCGGGCGAACGCCTCCTCGATCGACGCGCCACAGGAGTAGCGCGTCCCGTCGGCGAGCAGGTGTGAACACCCCTCGTAGTTCTCGGGCAGGCGATCGCGAAGCGACGGTTCGAGCTCTGAGAAGCCGACGAGCTCGAGGTCGGCTCGTTCCGCGAACGCGTCGGCCCACCACGTACAGAAGCCACAGTCGTCGTCGTAGACGAGGATCGCGTCGGCCATGTCACGATCGACGACGGCCAGCCTCTTACCGCTCATCCATCGACGGGTGAGATTCGCTCCCCGGGAAATTACTCGTCGGGGAGTGCGTCGACCATCCTCGAGACGGCCGCGAGTTCGTCCTCGTTGACGCCGTGGCCCATCCCCGGGTAGATCCGGGTCGTCACGTCGGCTCCCAGCCGCTCGAGGACCGCGGCCGAGTCGTGGACGCGCTGCTCGGGAATGTGCGGGTCGACGTCGCTGCAGCCGAAGAAGGCGGGCGTACCCTCGAGCCGTCCCTCGTACGTTTCGGGATCGATCGAGTCGCCGATGAGTCCGCCCGAGAGCGCGACGAGGCCGCCGTAGCGCCGCGGATTGCGTGCGACGAACTCGGTGGCGAGGCAGGCTCCCTGGGAGAACCCGAGGACGAGGACGCGCTCGGTCGGTATCCCGGCCCCGTTTGCGCGTTCGATGGCGCCGGCGATCGCCTCGAGTCCGGACGTCCGCCCCGGCTCGTTCGCCGCCACGGGGGCGAGAAACGAGTTCGGGTACCAGGTGTTGCCGGCGGCCTGGGGGGCGAGGGAGGCGACCCCGTCGGTCCCGAACTCGCCGGCCATCCCAAGGATGGATCTGGCGGTCGCACCCCGGCCGTGGATCAGCACGACGGCGGCCGACGCGTTCTCGAGCGCCGTCCCGGCCGTCTCGAGCGGTTCGTCGCCGTGTGGGTCGTCCGTGCTGCGATGGGGATCGGGGGCGGCCACCGTCAGACGCCCGCGACGCCCGTGCTCGCTTCGGGCAAGTCGTGTTCGATCACCTCGAGGCCGAGTTCCTCGATGGCGCCCCGGAGGTGCTCGTCTTTCGCGTACTCGGCGCCGTCGGCTTCGCGGAGCTCCTGGGCCTTGGCGAGCACCTCGCCGCGGCGGTCGTCGGGGAGCTCGTACTTGTCCGTCGAGAGCTCGATCACGAGGCCGTTGTTGTCGTGGGTGTAGATCGAGTGGAAGATGCCCCGGTCGAAGACGTTGTAGCGCTTGCCGGCGTCCTCGAGGGCCTCCATGACCGCCTCGTACCGGTCGGGGGCGACGCTGAAGCAGAGGTGGTGGACCGCGCCGACGCCTCCGCGTTGGCCCCGAGCGGACGGACGGTCGTCGCTGACGAAGAACGTCAGGATTCGCCCGTCGCCGGTGTCGAAAAAGAGGTGCGTCTGGGAGGTGTCGTCGAGGTTCGGCTGACGGAGGACGAGGGGCATTCCCAGCAGATCGCGGTAGAACGCGACCGTGTCGGCCTCGTTGCTGCCCCAGACGGTGACGTGGTCGGTGCCCGTCGTGTGGAACGGGCTGTCGGGCAGCTCGTGGTCGACGGGGGTGGGCTCACTCATCGGCGTCCTCGGCCATGCCGCCGAAGACGCGGTCGGCGTCGGCGGGAACGTCGAAGTCGTGGAAGTGGTCGCCACGTTCTTTCGACAGGATGTTCAGCGCGGCCGCCGAACCGTCGCCCGCGGCGATCACCGCTTGCCACTCCTCGACGCGCACCATCGCGCCCGTTGCGTAGGCGTTCGCGACGCTGG
This portion of the Natronobeatus ordinarius genome encodes:
- a CDS encoding DCC1-like thiol-disulfide oxidoreductase family protein: MADAILVYDDDCGFCTWWADAFAERADLELVGFSELEPSLRDRLPENYEGCSHLLADGTRYSCGASIEEAFARSDLGEPARPAIERLRTLGPYNDLREWGYRRVSGNRSFWGRLVSKTPPVRREAECDTRASRLE
- a CDS encoding alpha/beta hydrolase, with translation MAAPDPHRSTDDPHGDEPLETAGTALENASAAVVLIHGRGATARSILGMAGEFGTDGVASLAPQAAGNTWYPNSFLAPVAANEPGRTSGLEAIAGAIERANGAGIPTERVLVLGFSQGACLATEFVARNPRRYGGLVALSGGLIGDSIDPETYEGRLEGTPAFFGCSDVDPHIPEQRVHDSAAVLERLGADVTTRIYPGMGHGVNEDELAAVSRMVDALPDE
- a CDS encoding VOC family protein, with protein sequence MSEPTPVDHELPDSPFHTTGTDHVTVWGSNEADTVAFYRDLLGMPLVLRQPNLDDTSQTHLFFDTGDGRILTFFVSDDRPSARGQRGGVGAVHHLCFSVAPDRYEAVMEALEDAGKRYNVFDRGIFHSIYTHDNNGLVIELSTDKYELPDDRRGEVLAKAQELREADGAEYAKDEHLRGAIEELGLEVIEHDLPEASTGVAGV